The Thermosipho melanesiensis BI429 sequence ACCCAAACATATTAATTAATGTAATTCCAGGTTTAAACCCAGATAATCCTTTATATGCACAATTTTTTGGTGCATTTATGGTAGCAACAATTCTTGGAGCAGCAACTGCTACATTAATAATGGGATTTTGGGCAAATTATCCATTTGCACTTGCACCAGGAATGGGACTAAATGCGTATTTTGCATTTACCGTATGTGGGAAGTTAGGAATTGATTGGAGAATTGCTCTTGCAGCTGTTTTCGTTGAAGGTATATTATTTATCCTACTTACTATAACTGGTGTTAGAAGTTTTGTTGTAAAGGCTATACCAAATTCTGTTAAAATTGCAACAAGTGCTGGTATAGGTCTGTTTATTGCATTTATAGGTCTAAAAAGCGCAGGGATAGTGATAGCAGACCAGGCAACATTCGTAACTTTAGGTGATTTAACTTCTCCCACTGCATTAGTAGCAATAATCGGATTTTTTATAATAGCAGTTTTATTTGCACTTAGAGTTCCTGGTTCCATACTAATTGGTATTTTGGCATCTACATTTATTGGGGCTCTACCTATTTTTGGCGTAACAAAATTCCAAGGAATTGTTGGGAAAATTCCCGATATTTCCCCTACATTCTTTAAGTTGTTTGAAAAATTTTCTTGGGCAGATCTTGCTTCTGGAACATTTTGGATTGTTGTATTTACATTCTTCTTTGTAGACTTCTTTGATACACTAGGCACTTTGACTGGACTTGCAGAAAGTGCTGGATTTATAAAAAACGGTGAATTTCCAAGATCAAATAGAGCATACTTGGCAGATGCTGTAGGTACATCAGTTGGTGCATTATTTGGAACATCAACAGTTACTACTTACATAGAAAGTAGTACTGGTATTGCCGAAGGTGGAAGAACTGGACTTACTGCTGTAACCGTTGCAGTCTTTATGCTTTTAATGCTCTTTTTTGCACCTCTTGGTTTAACTATACCCGCTGCAGCAACTGCTCCAGCATTAATTTTTGTTGGTGCATTGATGTTAAAAGGTTTAAAGTTAATTAATTGGGATGACATAACAGAAGCATTACCCGCTTTTGTAACTATGATTATTATGCCTCTAACCTATTCAATTGCCAATGGTATTGCATTGGGACTAATTGTTTATCCAGTAGTTAAAACATTCAGTGGAAAAACTAAAGATGTACACGTACTTAACTGGATCCTTGCTATATTGTTTGCTGTTTATTTAATATTTTTAAGAGGATAAACTCTAAAATTTCTCATAAAAGGCTTTGGATTTAATCCAAAGCCTTTTTTGTCACTTGGTATGTTACAATTTTATTAAGTAAATAAAAAATCACTATTTTTGAATATTTTCAAGCTTTATATTTAAAGTTTTATAAAATATTTTTTGACAAATATCTTATTTTTTGTTATATATAAATTAGGTTATAATAAATTAGCAAAATAATTTATAGGAGTGAGAATTTGAAGAAAGGTTCAATAAGTATTATTTTGATTTCACTGCTAGTTGTATTTTCGATTTTTTCAATATCTATATTTTCAATCTTAAAAAATACTCATGATGTGTTTTCTAACAATTTTAAAAAATTGCAAGCGGAAAAAATTGCAAACAATCTTTTAGAATTTTCCATTGCTACAGTAAAAATGGGAATAGACGCCATGAGTAATTTAAGAGATGATGTATTTTCATTTTCGGATACATCCAGTGATGTAAAAAGTATAAAAAACGTTAATTGGACATCACAAACAAAGAAATTTATAAATAAATATGTTGATACATCAAAGGCAACTATTATTTTTTCAACCAATGGATATTCTTTAGATTTTGAAAAGCTCTCTTTGATGGACTTAAAGAAAAGTTTCGAAGATTATTTAAGTAATTTTTCTGAAGGAATTAACACCTTTTCCGCTATCTACAAAATTAAAAAAGGCGGAAAATATCTAGTTTACGCAAAGGTAAAAATTGATAACATTTCATATGCAAAAATCGCAATAATAACATCCGAGAAATTAAACAAATACGTTTATTATTCAGAAGAAGAACCTAAATTTTATTTTACAAGCAACGAAGTTATTTATGGACCATTAAAAAGTAATGCAGTAATACATACTTGGCAATATGCTGGAAATAATAAAAAGTTTACCGTTATGGGAACACTAGAGGTTCCGGGAATAAGACATTATGATGAAGAAAGCAGAAAACACATAAATTACAACGCGAATAATAACCCTAATGAAGTTTACAATGTATTTAATTTAAAGGGTAATCCTCCAATAAAATTTGTTAATTCAGATGTGAGATTTTCAGAAATATATAATGATTATTCAACAGCTGTTTCTTCACTTTGTATGCCAATTGAGGAAATTATAGACACAAACTTTGGTGAGGTAGGAATAGCACTTTCAAAAGATACAAAAATTGAATCTAATATAGAAAATGGAGAAAATATCTTGTATATAGATACTTCAGATAAAATGTATATCATATCTTGGAAAATAGGCAAATTACCTGATGCACGTATACAATATAAGAAAAACAACATATGGAAACAAAAACATATAAAATTCAATGGTGTAATTTCTTCCGAAAAAAATATAATATTAACCAACTCTAACGATTTACAAAACAGACGATTTCTGTATGACGGAAATTTAACTATTTTTTCAAAAGAAAATATATACATAGATGCAAGAATTATACCTTACAAAACGTTTTCAAAATTTTCCACCACAGAAAAAGATGAAATATCTTTAGATGAACTGGAAAACATAAAAGAGTTTGTTTTGGAGAAAGAAACATCTTCACTAGACTTAGTATCAGAAAGAGATATAATTATAAAATCATCAACA is a genomic window containing:
- a CDS encoding NCS2 family permease produces the protein MDKFFKLHESGTSVKTEIIAGITTFLTMAYIIFVNPNILINVIPGLNPDNPLYAQFFGAFMVATILGAATATLIMGFWANYPFALAPGMGLNAYFAFTVCGKLGIDWRIALAAVFVEGILFILLTITGVRSFVVKAIPNSVKIATSAGIGLFIAFIGLKSAGIVIADQATFVTLGDLTSPTALVAIIGFFIIAVLFALRVPGSILIGILASTFIGALPIFGVTKFQGIVGKIPDISPTFFKLFEKFSWADLASGTFWIVVFTFFFVDFFDTLGTLTGLAESAGFIKNGEFPRSNRAYLADAVGTSVGALFGTSTVTTYIESSTGIAEGGRTGLTAVTVAVFMLLMLFFAPLGLTIPAAATAPALIFVGALMLKGLKLINWDDITEALPAFVTMIIMPLTYSIANGIALGLIVYPVVKTFSGKTKDVHVLNWILAILFAVYLIFLRG